TCCTGTGAGTGCAGCCAGATCCTGCAATATGGCCTTCCTGTTCTCTCCAAAACCAGGGGCCTTAATGGAACAGACCTTGATTCCAGCACGAAGCTTATTTAAAATAAGAGTTGCCAAGGCCTCGCTTTCCACATCTTCAGCAACAATCAGCAAGGGCCTTTGTCTCTGAACAAATACAGTTAAGCAAAAAATGAACAGCACTGCATTTGTGCTCCAGCTTCCAAAAACAAAGTGACTGGAAATAAAGTGTGTACCTTTAAAGCTAACTCTAGTACTTTCACCACAGCATGCAAACTTGAGACTTTCTTGTCATGGATCAGAATGAGAGGGTCATCTAATTCCTGTTTGTGCACAGGTATAGAAAAGATAATAGAAACTCAATGACAGTAGAAGCAGTTAATTTGAACTATTCTATCATGTGGACACCCCCTACATCTCAAGAAATGTCATGATTGGAATCAGAAGTAAAAACTTACACATTTTTGGGTTTTCTGGTCCGTGATGAAATAAGGGGATATATAGCCCCTGTCAAGCTTCATCCCCTCGACAACTTCCAACTCATTAGATAATGTTTTCCCATCCTGCAACAGTTTGACATGGGATAAGGGcaaatgcatattttggacacaaaaaaaatgaaagaatgatTAATGGAATGAGATAAGTAGCCATTAGCAACTCACTGCATGTGTTAAGAAAAACAGTACTCAGAAACTTGACATCCTTCATGACAGTACCAAGACACTTAAAGAATAGCAAGAGACTATGGAGAAAAGTATCAATAACAGAACACAGAAAAAAATGTATCAAGACAATGCACAACTTACTTGAATTGTTATAACTCCCTCTTTGCCAACCTTCTCCATGGCCTTTGCTATCAATTCACCAATTTCCCTCTCCCCATTTGCTGATATTGTACCAACTTGTGCAATTTCTTCGGATGTGCTGATCATTCTTGCTCTGCTCTTCAAATTGGTAACAACTGATTCAACTGCCATGCTGATACCACGTCTTAGGTCCATTGCATTCATTCCAGCTGCAACTGATTTGCATCCTTCAGTAAATATTGCTTGAGTGAGAACCGTAGCACAAGTGGTCCCTGCAAACACATTGGAAAAGCTCTCATTGCCCAGTGAGACAGAACCAACAAAGAAGCAAAACTATGcagtaaaatatgaaaaaaaaaattaaaaaaaaataaacactagaTTTAGAACCTGTAGCATAAAATCCTAAACTAATGACCAAATGCTACAGCACCAATCTAAATCCCAGATGGTCAAAATATTTAGATAACAACTGTTAAGGGGAAGAAACCTTACCATCGCCTGCAGTGTCATTGGTGGCATTTGCAACCTGCTTCACCAGGCTAGCACCAACATTCTTGACTTTATCCTTGAATTCAATGCTTTTAGCAACAGTCACACCATCTTTTGTCACTTTAGGGGCACCAAAGCTTTGTTCAATAACCACATTGCGACCCTGCAAACCACAAATTACCAAGAATAacattcattatttattaatcaacttGCTCATTTTACCATATCAGAGACAAAGTTTGGCAAAAAAATAACTATGGTCCAccaaagaaactcaaatgcaTTAATGATTCATCATCCTCGATAAAATGTTGCAAGAGGAAAAGAAACATCCACATTTATCTTggaaaatccaaagaataaaGCATTTGGACAAGCCCTATTTTTGATCTATTAGGCTCCTGCAACACTAGTTTCTgccaagaaaaaacatattttccgTTGCAGTGTTACCATTGAAGACTGtatatagtttaaatttatgaaaaagtgTAATAAAACCAGTCTGctacaaaattaaaatctcaCTATACTTTATTGGACCAAAAAATGAAACTCTTAAGATTGTATTCAAGGGCATCAAACATCAGTAAAACATGATCAAACGGGCAATTGGTGTCAGTACCTTAGGGCCCATGGTGACTTTGACAGCATCAGCTAGCTCTTCAACACCCTTGAGCATCCCAGCACGAGCCTCCACACCGAATCTTATGTCTTTGGCAGCATAGTTTCTGCTCCAACTCAACCTACTTCCAATCTGACAAAAACACGCAAAAGAATTGCTTTTGAGAGAGAAAGTCATTTGAATTTCAGAAGGACAGCCGGAATCAGATCGAACATGATGTAAAAACTGGACACCAAACCGATAAAAGCAACAGCACTAACCTGATTGGTGCTGCTCCTAGCAATCCTGTGAAACCCACAAAAGGCAAAACCCATCATTATGAAGCAAGAGAAATCACAAAATTGAATCTTTGTTAGGTTGTTTACGAtgtgaatgaaaataaaatccaatttcaAACAAAGTTCTTGAGGGATCAGTTTTAGCTCCACTTAGCTAATGAACTACTACTGTGATCAAGAATATCCATCGAGTTCcgatcttccttttttttcttgtgcattttctcagcaaccaaatgGAAAgcgaagaaaataacaaaaacccaGATGTAAATAATGAAGGAGAAAGAGGAAAGTACCGAGCTTTAGAAGCGAGGCTCGAGGTGAAGCGGTGCATAGTAGTGTTAATAAAACTTACAAGAGAGAAGAAACAAGGAGAAACTTTTGTGGGATTATTGGGGAAGTATTGTCGAAATGATAAAGACAGAGCACGAGCAGGAGGCTGGGTGAGGGGAGAGCTTGTGCTTTTTGTAGAGGGAGAGAAGGCTCTAGAAGCAGCACGGCAGCTTCTAGTTAttggtagggtttagggttttgtgctCTTGTGAGTTTGAGTTTTCACGGTTAATTATTAAACGAGGTTTACCGTTGGTTGGACCCGGCTTGTCTTTggctaaatattttttcatatccaCCCGTTGAGATTCGAACACAAGTTCTCTACCAGCAGTGAGTCCAagtgagaaaataaaagggcaaaaataaaagtaaagtgAAAGATTTTGGGTCACAAGTGTAATAAACAAACTTTTATTAGGGACCTAAATGaaatatctttaaatataagaatgaaatttcaatttaaaaatttagaaagggTTATGACAATAAGTTGTGTCCTGTTTAGCCtatatgatgatattattgTTCTATAATGATTAGAAAACAAGAATCTTAGTCGTTTATAAACACAAAGAACATTtctctctaaaaaattattttttaaaaaaataaaacccactATATAGTTATAATGGGACAACACCTCTTAAGAGATTTACTATATTTGAGTGTGGGCACGTATCATCATTGGAGTCGAATGTGAGAACATCAATTATATGCAACTACCACGTTTCCTTGTTTGGAGTCTAGGATAATATCATTATCCCACATCGACTAATAGATAAAGACCTTAGTTACTTGTAAGCACAAAAACACCTCTTTTCTCGAGAGatacattttaaaatgataaaattcacCATGTAATTATAGTAGGATAATACTTTTTGGGAAGCCTATATGCAGGTATAGAAACACATTATTATCGGCACTATTTGTAAGGATGTCAACCATGTGTAACTATCCAAACCCCTCGCCTTGCGGGCTATAAAGATATTATCATCCCACGTCGGTTAGAAGATAAGGATTTAGTTGTTGGCAAAACTCACTATGTTATTCTAGTGAGACAATATATATTGGAAAGCCTGTTACATGTTGTTGGCAAAACTCACTATGTTATTCTAGTTAGACAATATATATTGGAAAGCCTGTCACATATTGAATAGCCTGTCATATGCAAGAGTAGATACTCATAGTCATTATGCATCCACATatattaaatgaataataaaaaaatgtatttaaggTTTTCTTCGTTGTGtttttgtgagatttttttaaatgaaaatggaatattttaaattttgttatgcTGCTTGTGACCAATTTtacttgtgttttctttttttcttttaataggaaaataaactttttgatacatataagaaataacatttGGGCAGGCTGGTTATTCTTTAAAATCCTCTGGTGTTAATCTTAAAGAGAGCCAAAACATATCTGCATAAAATAGTCCTAAAAGAAGGGAGAGGTCTCGAGTTTAAA
This genomic interval from Populus alba chromosome 1, ASM523922v2, whole genome shotgun sequence contains the following:
- the LOC118061243 gene encoding chaperonin CPN60-2, mitochondrial — translated: MHRFTSSLASKARIARSSTNQIGSRLSWSRNYAAKDIRFGVEARAGMLKGVEELADAVKVTMGPKGRNVVIEQSFGAPKVTKDGVTVAKSIEFKDKVKNVGASLVKQVANATNDTAGDGTTCATVLTQAIFTEGCKSVAAGMNAMDLRRGISMAVESVVTNLKSRARMISTSEEIAQVGTISANGEREIGELIAKAMEKVGKEGVITIQDGKTLSNELEVVEGMKLDRGYISPYFITDQKTQKCELDDPLILIHDKKVSSLHAVVKVLELALKRQRPLLIVAEDVESEALATLILNKLRAGIKVCSIKAPGFGENRKAILQDLAALTGGEVITEELGLNLENVDLDMLGSCKKVTVSKDDTVILDGAGDKKSIEDRCEQIRSAIDSSTSDYDKEKLQERLAKLSGGVAVLKIGGASEAEVSEKKDRVTDALNATKAAVEEGIVPGGGAALLYASKELDKLQTANFDQKIGVQIIQNALKTPVHTIASNAGVEGAVVVGKLLEQDNPDLGYDAAKGEYVDMVKAGIIDPLKVIRTALVDAASVSSLMTTTEAVVTDLPKDVKDAPAMGPGMGMDY